The Thalassophryne amazonica chromosome 6, fThaAma1.1, whole genome shotgun sequence genome includes a region encoding these proteins:
- the LOC117511606 gene encoding SUN domain-containing protein 3-like produces MACRSARLLAMGYYVYDEDTESYKRTVCYRETLVRNFKKRRDTHRTAVSHNASSDSADVMTNLNQYDDDLESSSCEGGDSLLHKPDPTRRKPAASTSSTDAPRHGFGARIWITAFTLMALWHLLPTVPSFHMIGSAVTHPGDLSTTKAPSVKSPSSEAGPGLDHVELSPELKEAAERWLMDRIKEQREADQRRCERPIADRMADFALEPLGATVVQSRSSETHHSQSTCRTLFGFSLWCRSQSPRVAIQGFPELLPGRCWPFQGHQGTLVVALSHPVRMSHVTLDHLPSYSSPSGRIDSAPKDFEIYGMEDKDDDGTLLGKFTYDQDGDPTQTFELPKPSEVHRYVSLRVLSNWGHAEYTCVYRFRVHGTMDVT; encoded by the exons ATGGCCTGTAGAAGTGCCCGTCTGCTTGCGATGGGCTACTATGTTTATGATGAAGACACTGAGTCCTACAAGAGGACCGTTTGTTACAGAGAGACCCTGGTCAG GAATTTCAAGAAGAGGAGGGACACTCATCGTACGGCCGTCAGCCACAACGCCAGCAGTGATTCTGCTGACGTCATGACCAACCTTAACCAGTATGACGATGACCTGGAATCATCTTCCTGTGAAg GTGGGGACTCACTCCTCCACAAACCAGACCCCACCAGGAGGAAACCAGCAGCCTCCACCAGCTCCACTGATGCTCCACGTCATGGATTTGGTGCCAGGATTTGGATTACTGCCTTCACTTTGATGG ctctttGGCACCTCCTGCCCACAGTGCCCAGCTTCCACATGATCggttcagctgtcactcatcctggtGACCTCAGCACCACCAAGGCTCCATCTGTGAAG AGTCCATCTTCAGAAGCTGGTCCTGGTCTTGACCACGTCGAGCTCAGCCCAGAGCTGAAAGAGGCTGCTGAGAGGTGGCTCATGGACCGAATCAAG GAGCAACGTGAGGCTGATCAGCGGCGCTGTGAACGCCCGATTGCAGACAGAATGGCTGACTTTGCTCTGGAGCCTCTAG GTGCCACTGTGGTCCAGTCCAGATCGTCTGAGACCCACCACTCTCAGTCCACGTGCAGGACCCTCTTTGGATTTTCTCTGTGGTGTCGCTCTCAGAGTCCACGAGTTGCCATTcag GGCTTCCCGGAGCTGCTCCCGGGGAGGTGCTGGCCGTTTCAGGGTCATCAGGGGACTCTGGTCGTCGCTCTGTCGCACCCCGTCAGGATGAGTCACGTGACTTTGGACCACCTGCCGAGCTACAGCTCCCCCAGTGGACGCATTGACTCGGCTCCCAAAGATTTTGAGATCTAT GGGATGGAGGACAAGGACGACGACGGGACTCTGCTGGGCAAGTTCACGTACGACCAGGACGGAGACCCGACACAGACGTTTGAGCTGCCT AAACCCAGCGAGGTCCATCGCTACGTGTCCTTACGTGTGCTCAGCAACTGGGGTCACGCAGAGTACACGTGCGTGTACAGATTCCGTGTGCACGGAACGATGGACGTCACATGA